From Methanoculleus oceani, a single genomic window includes:
- a CDS encoding elongation factor EF-2: protein MTRRKKMVERVTELMDKPEHIRNIGIVAHIDHGKTTLSDNLLAGAGMISEELAGRQLFMDSDEEEQARGITIDASNVSMVHEYGGEEYLINMIDTPGHVDFGGDVTRAMRAVDGAVVVVDAVEGTMPQTETVLRQALKEGVRPVLFINKVDRLINELKVDEQEMQIRLAKVIDKVNKLIKGMNEKMYNEGWKLDAAKGTVAFGSALYNWAVSAPFMKSSGVSFKDVYEKCNTGDMKWLAKNSPLHAVLLDMVVKHLPNPLQAQDRRVHIIWHGDYTSPEGKAMINCDPNGPVCLMVTDISFDPHAGEVATGRLFSGTLRRGTECYVMGTAKRANRLAQVGIFMGAERIEVEGLAAGNIAAVTGLKDAIVGSTVTTLIDMTPFESLKHYSEPVMTVAVEAKSMKDLPKLVEVLRQVGKEDPTVQVSINEETGEHLISGMGELHLEIITGRIKRDKGVEIITSPPIVVYRETITSGAGPVEGKSPNRHNRFYIELEPMDPAVVKAIQDGEVSMNQQALERRDALVAAGMDKDEAKNVKAIEATNMFIDMTKGIQYLNETMELVLDGWREALRGGPLADELVQNLKIRLVDVKLHEDAIHRGPGQVIPAVRSAVKAGLLMGGDSLLEPIQKIQITVPTDQMGAATSQIQGRRGQVSDMLSEGDTMTIVGRAPVAELFGFAGDIRSATEGRAMWSTEFAGFELVPAGIVGDVVKNIRRRKGLKEQIPRPDDYLA, encoded by the coding sequence ATGACCAGACGAAAGAAGATGGTAGAGCGGGTGACGGAGCTGATGGACAAGCCGGAGCACATCCGGAACATCGGTATCGTCGCCCACATCGATCACGGAAAGACAACACTCTCGGACAATTTGCTCGCCGGCGCAGGCATGATCAGCGAGGAGCTCGCCGGCAGACAGCTCTTCATGGACTCCGACGAGGAGGAACAGGCACGCGGCATCACCATCGATGCGAGCAACGTATCGATGGTCCACGAGTACGGCGGGGAGGAGTACCTCATCAACATGATCGATACCCCCGGCCACGTGGACTTCGGCGGTGACGTGACCCGCGCCATGCGTGCGGTGGATGGCGCCGTCGTCGTGGTGGACGCGGTCGAAGGCACCATGCCCCAGACGGAGACGGTGCTGCGGCAGGCCTTGAAGGAGGGTGTCCGCCCGGTTCTCTTCATCAACAAGGTGGACCGGCTGATCAACGAGCTGAAGGTGGACGAGCAGGAGATGCAGATCCGCCTCGCGAAGGTGATCGACAAGGTCAACAAACTGATCAAGGGCATGAACGAGAAGATGTATAACGAAGGCTGGAAACTGGATGCCGCGAAGGGCACCGTCGCCTTCGGCTCGGCTCTCTACAACTGGGCCGTCTCCGCTCCGTTCATGAAGAGCAGCGGTGTCTCGTTCAAGGATGTCTACGAGAAGTGCAACACCGGCGACATGAAGTGGCTGGCGAAGAACAGCCCCCTCCATGCCGTGCTGCTCGACATGGTGGTCAAGCACCTCCCGAACCCCCTCCAGGCCCAGGACCGGCGTGTCCACATCATCTGGCACGGCGACTACACCTCCCCCGAGGGCAAGGCAATGATCAACTGCGACCCGAACGGCCCCGTCTGCCTGATGGTCACCGATATATCGTTCGACCCGCATGCAGGCGAGGTCGCCACCGGCCGTCTCTTCTCGGGGACGCTCCGCCGGGGCACCGAGTGCTACGTCATGGGTACGGCAAAGCGCGCGAACCGCCTCGCTCAGGTCGGTATCTTCATGGGTGCCGAGCGGATCGAGGTGGAAGGACTGGCCGCCGGCAACATTGCCGCCGTGACGGGCTTAAAGGACGCCATCGTCGGTTCGACCGTCACGACGCTCATCGATATGACTCCCTTCGAGTCGCTGAAGCACTACTCCGAGCCGGTCATGACCGTCGCCGTCGAGGCGAAGAGCATGAAGGACCTCCCGAAGCTCGTCGAGGTCCTCCGGCAGGTGGGCAAGGAAGACCCGACGGTGCAGGTCTCGATCAACGAGGAGACCGGCGAGCACCTGATCAGCGGCATGGGCGAACTCCATCTCGAGATCATCACCGGCCGCATCAAGCGCGACAAGGGTGTCGAGATCATCACCTCCCCGCCGATCGTCGTCTACCGCGAGACGATCACGAGCGGGGCAGGCCCGGTCGAAGGGAAGTCGCCCAACCGCCACAACCGGTTCTACATCGAGCTCGAGCCGATGGACCCGGCAGTCGTGAAGGCGATCCAGGACGGCGAGGTCTCGATGAACCAGCAGGCGCTCGAGCGGCGTGATGCCCTCGTTGCCGCCGGTATGGATAAGGACGAGGCCAAGAACGTCAAGGCGATCGAGGCTACCAACATGTTCATCGACATGACGAAGGGTATCCAGTACCTCAACGAGACGATGGAACTGGTCCTCGACGGCTGGCGCGAAGCGCTCCGCGGCGGCCCGCTCGCCGACGAGCTGGTCCAGAACCTGAAAATTCGGCTGGTGGACGTGAAACTCCACGAGGATGCCATTCACCGCGGTCCCGGTCAGGTCATTCCGGCGGTCAGGAGCGCCGTCAAGGCGGGGCTGCTGATGGGCGGCGACTCGCTCCTCGAGCCTATCCAGAAGATCCAGATCACGGTCCCGACCGACCAGATGGGTGCGGCAACCTCGCAGATCCAGGGTCGGCGCGGTCAGGTCTCCGATATGCTGAGCGAAGGCGACACGATGACGATCGTCGGCAGGGCGCCGGTCGCCGAGCTCTTCGGGTTTGCCGGAGACATCCGGTCCGCCACCGAAGGGCGTGCGATGTGGAGCACCGAGTTCGCCGGGTTCGAACTGGTCCCCGCCGGCATCGTGGGCGACGTGGTCAAGAACATCCGCCGGCGCAAGGGTCTGAAGGAACAGATCCCGCGCCCGGACGACTACCTGGCGTAA
- a CDS encoding 30S ribosomal protein S7, translating to MVEAEAGTGAQQLLFNRWDMSEVEIQDPSLARYVNLHTMIVPHSCGKLVGQQFNKSNMLIVERLINKLMQTENNTGKKELAIRIVRDAFEIVNKKTKKNPVQVLVDAVANTGPREETVRLKYGGINVPKSVDTAPQRRVDTALRFITAGVLQASHKKKKSVSEALAEELIAAANGDTRSYAVSKKEERERIAKAAR from the coding sequence ATGGTAGAAGCAGAGGCGGGAACGGGAGCCCAGCAGCTCCTCTTTAACCGCTGGGACATGAGCGAGGTGGAGATCCAGGACCCGAGCCTTGCCCGTTACGTGAACCTGCACACGATGATCGTGCCGCACTCCTGCGGCAAGCTCGTCGGCCAGCAGTTCAACAAGAGCAACATGCTGATCGTCGAGCGCCTGATCAACAAGCTGATGCAGACCGAGAACAATACCGGCAAGAAAGAACTCGCCATCCGCATCGTCCGGGACGCCTTCGAGATCGTCAACAAGAAGACCAAGAAGAACCCGGTTCAGGTGCTGGTGGACGCAGTCGCGAACACCGGGCCCCGCGAGGAGACCGTCCGGCTGAAATACGGCGGTATCAACGTGCCGAAGTCGGTCGATACCGCTCCCCAGCGCCGTGTCGATACTGCGCTCCGGTTCATCACTGCCGGTGTCCTGCAGGCGAGCCACAAGAAGAAGAAGAGCGTGAGCGAGGCGCTTGCCGAAGAGCTGATCGCTGCGGCGAACGGCGACACCCGCTCATACGCCGTCTCGAAGAAAGAAGAAAGAGAACGTATTGCAAAGGCTGCCCGCTAA
- a CDS encoding 30S ribosomal protein S12, with translation MGNGKFAARKLKRDANNNRWHDTVYARRQLGLDVKSDPLEGAPQGRGIVLEKVGVEAKQPNSAIRKCVRVQLIKNGRQVTAFAVGDGAINFIDEHDEVEIEGIGGRLGRSMGDIPGVRFVVTKVNNVSLREMVTGRKEKPRR, from the coding sequence ATGGGAAATGGTAAATTTGCAGCCCGAAAACTGAAGCGCGACGCAAATAATAACCGGTGGCACGACACCGTTTACGCACGGCGCCAGCTCGGGCTCGATGTGAAATCCGACCCCCTTGAGGGAGCACCGCAGGGCCGCGGGATTGTTCTCGAGAAGGTGGGTGTTGAGGCAAAGCAGCCGAACTCTGCGATCAGGAAGTGCGTCCGCGTACAGCTGATCAAGAACGGTCGTCAGGTAACGGCGTTCGCCGTCGGCGACGGTGCCATCAACTTCATCGACGAACACGATGAGGTCGAGATCGAGGGCATCGGCGGCAGACTGGGCAGGTCGATGGGTGATATCCCCGGCGTCCGGTTCGTCGTGACCAAGGTGAACAACGTCAGCCTGCGTGAAATGGTCACGGGCCGCAAGGAGAAGCCGCGGAGGTAA
- a CDS encoding 6-pyruvoyl trahydropterin synthase family protein, with product MITRIYKEVFFEATHRLIHYQGKCFRLHGHQWRVETWIEGEADERTGIVLDYNCIKEVVGRFDHQVILNEDDPMAACIEAFHPVVTTPGDPTSELLAGLVAEMIDAEAARQGHDARVAKIRVWESTTCYAERTYDRQ from the coding sequence ATGATAACCCGGATATACAAAGAGGTTTTTTTCGAGGCTACCCATCGCCTGATCCACTATCAGGGGAAGTGTTTCCGGCTGCACGGTCACCAGTGGCGTGTAGAGACCTGGATCGAGGGTGAGGCCGATGAGCGCACCGGGATCGTCCTTGACTACAACTGCATCAAAGAGGTCGTCGGACGATTCGACCACCAGGTGATCTTAAACGAGGACGACCCCATGGCGGCATGCATCGAGGCGTTCCATCCGGTCGTCACCACCCCGGGCGACCCGACGAGCGAGCTCCTTGCCGGCCTCGTCGCGGAGATGATCGATGCCGAAGCCGCACGGCAGGGACACGATGCCCGCGTGGCGAAGATCCGGGTCTGGGAGTCGACGACCTGTTACGCAGAGCGCACCTATGATCGTCAGTGA
- a CDS encoding 7-carboxy-7-deazaguanine synthase QueE, with amino-acid sequence MIVSEIFRSLQGEGKNQGRPCTFVRLAGCNLRCAWCDTSYAREGGTEMSVIEVLDRVWLQNGKQICITGGEPLLQQEEVLELLKKFSLHGYTVEIETNGTRDFRRMQPYASICMDVKCPSSGEKSDLSLLSFITPRDCVKFVVADEDDLLYAQAVMSRCEIRGEVFISPVEGSDYRAIADYVVKENLPARFQLQLHKILGVK; translated from the coding sequence ATGATCGTCAGTGAGATCTTCCGGAGCCTTCAGGGGGAGGGGAAGAACCAGGGGCGGCCCTGCACATTCGTCCGGCTCGCCGGGTGCAACCTCCGGTGCGCCTGGTGCGACACCTCCTACGCCAGGGAAGGCGGGACGGAGATGAGCGTCATAGAGGTCCTCGACCGGGTCTGGCTGCAGAACGGGAAGCAGATCTGCATCACCGGCGGGGAACCACTCCTGCAGCAGGAGGAGGTTCTCGAGCTCCTCAAGAAGTTCAGCCTTCATGGATATACCGTCGAGATCGAGACGAACGGCACCCGCGACTTCCGGCGGATGCAGCCGTACGCCTCCATCTGCATGGACGTCAAGTGCCCCTCGTCGGGCGAGAAGAGCGATCTTTCGCTCCTCTCATTCATCACCCCCCGCGACTGCGTCAAGTTCGTGGTGGCGGACGAGGACGACCTCCTCTATGCACAGGCGGTGATGAGCCGGTGCGAGATCCGCGGCGAGGTCTTCATCTCGCCGGTGGAGGGGTCCGATTACCGCGCCATCGCAGACTACGTCGTGAAAGAGAACCTCCCGGCGAGGTTCCAGCTGCAACTCCACAAGATCCTGGGGGTAAAATGA
- the queC gene encoding 7-cyano-7-deazaguanine synthase QueC, producing MKAVCLLSGGMDSTTLAYVAKDMGYEIVALHFTYGQRTEKKERSCARTVARMLDATEFVEISLEHFKKIGASSLTNEKIPVEEYAGEEEGIPSTYVPFRNANLLAIATSLAEARRAEAIFIGVQTGDYPGYPDCRPEFIEAFQRAVDLGTAADPRITLMTPFVRMTKVDIVRKGLALGVPYEETWSCYQNDDRACGVCSSCHYRREAFREAGIEDPIEYER from the coding sequence ATGAAAGCGGTCTGCCTTCTCTCGGGCGGCATGGACTCCACCACGCTCGCCTACGTCGCAAAGGATATGGGTTACGAGATCGTCGCACTCCACTTCACCTACGGTCAGCGGACGGAGAAGAAGGAACGGTCATGTGCCCGAACCGTCGCCCGTATGCTCGATGCTACGGAGTTCGTCGAGATCAGCCTCGAACACTTCAAGAAGATCGGGGCCTCGAGCCTGACGAATGAGAAGATCCCGGTCGAGGAGTATGCCGGCGAGGAGGAGGGGATACCGAGCACTTACGTTCCTTTCCGGAATGCGAACCTCCTCGCCATCGCGACCAGCCTCGCGGAGGCCCGGCGGGCGGAGGCGATCTTCATCGGCGTCCAGACCGGGGACTACCCCGGCTACCCCGACTGCCGGCCGGAGTTCATCGAGGCGTTCCAGCGGGCGGTCGACCTCGGCACGGCGGCAGACCCGCGGATCACCCTGATGACGCCCTTCGTCCGGATGACGAAGGTGGATATTGTCAGAAAGGGGCTCGCGCTCGGCGTCCCCTACGAAGAAACCTGGTCCTGCTACCAGAACGACGACCGGGCCTGCGGGGTCTGCTCCTCCTGCCACTACAGGAGGGAGGCGTTCCGTGAGGCCGGGATAGAGGACCCGATCGAGTACGAGAGGTGA